The Quadrisphaera sp. DSM 44207 genome window below encodes:
- a CDS encoding penicillin-binding protein 2 translates to MLLAVVLAVTLVFTTRLLQLQAVDAHSLASAALGNRLVEVTTPAVRGTITDAEGAVLAETVERRDITADPKLFVPDGTRTPLTPQQAAEQVAPLVGLPVEEVAATLTYDGRSRFAYVAQGVTPQVWRSVQALDIPGLYSERTGLRTYPAGDVAGNLVGFVSGDGRALAGLEMAQDDLLTGTDGVETYERGHDGQRIPMGEETGTAPVDGTDVRLTVDRDLQWYAQQAIAAKVAETGAQWGTVVAMSPQGEVLALAEAPSLDPNDPGASDPEDRGNRALQDVVEPGSTAKVITAAAAIEEGLVAPDTRMVVPYRYTTPNGQTFRDSHPHEDEERTFAGVLASSSNTGTVMVGERLTPQQRYDYLRRFGMGERHLGMPGETAGILTPPSEWDGRQQYTVLFGQGYGVNVLQAAQVYATLANGGVRMPTRVVAGTTAPDGTYAPADPGEGTRVVSEETARSVVSMLEGVVSAEGTGASAAVPGFRVAGKTGTAQAAGEGGYAGNGYTSSFIGVAPAEDPQVVVAVTLQRPQTDYYGGTVAAPVFSDVMAYALAQRGVEPSSTEPDLVPLTYP, encoded by the coding sequence GTGCTGCTGGCGGTGGTGCTCGCCGTCACGCTCGTCTTCACCACCCGCCTGCTGCAGCTGCAGGCCGTCGACGCCCACTCGCTGGCCAGCGCCGCGCTGGGCAACCGGCTCGTGGAGGTCACCACCCCCGCCGTGCGCGGCACGATCACCGACGCCGAGGGCGCCGTCCTCGCCGAGACCGTCGAGCGCCGCGACATCACCGCCGACCCCAAGCTGTTCGTGCCCGACGGCACCCGCACGCCCCTGACCCCGCAGCAGGCCGCCGAGCAGGTCGCGCCGCTGGTCGGGCTGCCGGTCGAGGAGGTGGCGGCGACCCTCACCTACGACGGCCGGAGCCGCTTCGCCTACGTCGCCCAGGGCGTGACGCCGCAGGTGTGGCGCTCGGTGCAGGCCCTGGACATCCCCGGCCTCTACAGCGAGAGGACGGGGCTGCGCACCTACCCGGCCGGGGACGTCGCCGGCAACCTCGTCGGCTTCGTCAGCGGCGACGGCCGCGCGCTCGCCGGCCTGGAGATGGCCCAGGACGACCTGCTCACCGGGACCGACGGGGTCGAGACCTACGAGCGCGGCCACGACGGCCAGCGCATCCCCATGGGCGAGGAGACCGGCACCGCGCCGGTGGACGGCACCGACGTCCGCCTCACCGTCGACCGCGACCTGCAGTGGTACGCCCAGCAGGCGATCGCGGCGAAGGTCGCGGAGACGGGCGCGCAGTGGGGCACGGTCGTCGCGATGAGCCCGCAGGGGGAGGTCCTCGCGCTGGCGGAGGCGCCCAGCCTCGACCCCAACGACCCCGGCGCCTCCGACCCGGAGGACCGCGGCAACCGCGCGCTGCAGGACGTCGTCGAGCCCGGGTCGACCGCCAAGGTGATCACCGCGGCGGCGGCGATCGAGGAGGGCCTCGTCGCGCCGGACACGCGCATGGTGGTCCCATACCGCTACACCACCCCCAACGGGCAGACCTTCCGCGACTCCCACCCGCACGAGGACGAGGAGCGCACGTTCGCGGGCGTGCTCGCGTCGTCGTCCAACACCGGCACGGTGATGGTCGGGGAGCGGCTGACCCCGCAGCAGCGCTACGACTACCTGCGCCGCTTCGGCATGGGCGAGCGCCACCTGGGGATGCCGGGGGAGACCGCGGGCATCCTCACCCCGCCGAGCGAGTGGGACGGCCGCCAGCAGTACACGGTCCTCTTCGGGCAGGGGTACGGCGTGAACGTGCTGCAGGCCGCGCAGGTGTACGCCACGCTCGCCAACGGCGGCGTGCGGATGCCGACCCGCGTGGTCGCCGGCACCACCGCACCGGACGGCACCTACGCGCCCGCCGACCCGGGCGAGGGCACGCGCGTGGTCAGCGAGGAGACCGCGCGCTCGGTCGTGAGCATGCTCGAGGGCGTCGTCAGCGCCGAGGGCACGGGGGCGAGCGCCGCGGTGCCCGGCTTCCGCGTCGCCGGCAAGACGGGCACCGCCCAGGCGGCGGGCGAGGGCGGGTACGCCGGCAACGGCTACACCTCCTCCTTCATCGGCGTGGCCCCGGCCGAGGACCCGCAGGTCGTCGTGGCCGTCACGCTGCAGCGCCCGCAGACCGACTACTACGGCGGCACCGTGGCGGCGCCCGTGTTCTCCGACGTGATGGCGTACGCGCTGGCCCAGCGCGGCGTGGAGCCCAGCAGCACCGAGCCCGACCTGGTGCCCCTGACGTACCCGTGA
- the mraZ gene encoding division/cell wall cluster transcriptional repressor MraZ, producing MFLGTHTPRLDDKGRLILPARFREQLADGLVLTRGQDRCLYVFPVAEFERMHEQLRQAPVTSKQARDYLRVLLSGASDEVPDRQGRITVPPALRSYAGLTRDCAVIGAGPRVEIWDERAWNAYLAEQEGAFASTAEEVVPGLF from the coding sequence GTGTTCCTCGGCACCCACACCCCGCGCCTCGACGACAAGGGGCGCCTCATCCTCCCGGCGCGCTTCCGCGAGCAGCTGGCCGACGGCCTGGTGCTCACCCGGGGGCAGGACAGGTGCCTGTACGTGTTCCCGGTGGCGGAGTTCGAACGGATGCACGAGCAGCTGAGGCAGGCCCCGGTGACGAGCAAGCAGGCGCGGGACTACCTGCGGGTGCTGCTGTCCGGGGCCTCCGACGAGGTGCCGGACCGGCAGGGGCGCATCACGGTGCCCCCGGCGCTGCGCTCCTACGCCGGGCTGACGCGCGACTGCGCCGTCATCGGGGCCGGGCCGCGCGTCGAGATCTGGGACGAGCGGGCGTGGAACGCGTACCTGGCCGAGCAGGAGGGCGCGTTCGCCAGCACAGCGGAGGAGGTCGTGCCCGGCCTGTTCTGA
- the rsmH gene encoding 16S rRNA (cytosine(1402)-N(4))-methyltransferase RsmH, protein MTGPVRHVPVLLDRCVELLAPALQRPGSVVVDATLGLGGHSEALLRRCPAARLVGVDRDPQALASASERLAEHADRTTLVRAVYDQLPDVLADLGLDAVQGVLMDLGVSSLQLDEVERGFAYAHDARLDMRMDPTGGSTAADVLNTYPAPELARVLRAYGEERFARRIADAVVRERERQPFERSARLVELVRAAVPAATRRTGGNPAKRTFQALRIEVNRELDALRAALPAAVGALAVGGRIVVLAYHSLEDRMVKQVLAAGAASTAPPGLPVELPEHAPQLRLLTRGAEQAPAEEVAANPRAASVRLRAAERVRPPARAAA, encoded by the coding sequence GTGACGGGTCCCGTCCGCCACGTGCCCGTCCTGCTCGACCGGTGCGTGGAGCTGCTCGCCCCCGCCCTGCAGCGCCCCGGCTCCGTCGTCGTCGACGCCACCCTCGGCCTCGGGGGCCACAGCGAGGCGCTGCTGCGCCGCTGCCCCGCCGCGCGCCTGGTCGGCGTCGACCGCGACCCGCAGGCCCTGGCCAGCGCCTCCGAGCGCCTCGCCGAGCACGCCGACCGCACGACCCTCGTGCGCGCCGTCTACGACCAGCTGCCCGACGTCCTCGCCGACCTCGGCTTGGACGCCGTGCAGGGCGTGCTCATGGACCTCGGGGTCTCCTCCCTGCAGCTCGACGAGGTCGAGCGCGGCTTCGCCTACGCGCACGACGCGCGCCTGGACATGCGGATGGACCCCACCGGCGGGAGCACCGCCGCCGACGTCCTCAACACCTACCCGGCCCCCGAGCTGGCGCGCGTGCTGCGCGCCTACGGGGAGGAGCGGTTCGCGCGCCGCATCGCCGACGCCGTCGTGCGCGAGCGGGAGCGGCAGCCCTTCGAGCGCAGCGCCCGGCTGGTCGAGCTCGTGCGCGCCGCCGTGCCGGCCGCGACCCGGCGCACCGGGGGCAACCCCGCCAAGCGCACCTTCCAGGCGCTGCGCATCGAGGTCAACCGCGAGCTGGACGCGCTGCGCGCCGCGCTGCCGGCCGCCGTGGGGGCCCTGGCCGTCGGCGGCCGCATCGTCGTCCTCGCCTACCACTCCCTGGAGGACCGCATGGTCAAGCAGGTGCTGGCCGCGGGAGCCGCGAGCACCGCGCCTCCCGGGCTGCCGGTGGAGCTGCCCGAGCACGCGCCGCAGCTGCGGCTGCTCACGCGCGGCGCGGAGCAGGCGCCGGCCGAGGAGGTGGCCGCCAACCCCCGCGCCGCCTCCGTGCGCCTGCGCGCCGCGGAGCGGGTGCGCCCGCCGGCGAGGGCGGCGGCGTGA
- a CDS encoding AAA family ATPase, with protein MGDPGGGLAELLDVLGRVRAAVESVVEGKSEAVRTALTVLLAEGHLLVEDVPGVGKTLLAKALARASGCSVRRVQFTPDLLPSDLTGVSVYDARVQSFRFEPGPVFANVVVGDEINRASPKTQSALLECMAERQVTVDGTTHLLAPPFMVVATQNPSEMEGTYALPEAQRDRFMARISMGYPAAAAEMAMLDTHGESDPLGHLEAVTDAEGIRRAVATAAAVHASSAVKQYLLDLVGATREHPDVALGASPRASLHLLRAARASAALAGRDHVLPDDVQDLLVRVLAHRLVLTADAQLARRTPAGVLEELLGRVPVPAPPGR; from the coding sequence CTGGGCGACCCCGGCGGCGGGCTCGCCGAGCTGCTCGACGTCCTCGGACGCGTGCGCGCGGCCGTGGAGTCGGTGGTGGAGGGCAAGAGCGAGGCCGTGCGCACCGCGCTGACGGTGCTGCTGGCCGAGGGCCACCTGCTGGTCGAGGACGTGCCCGGCGTCGGCAAGACGCTGCTGGCCAAGGCGCTCGCCCGCGCCAGCGGCTGCTCGGTGCGGCGGGTGCAGTTCACCCCCGACCTGCTGCCGAGCGACCTGACCGGCGTCAGCGTCTACGACGCCCGGGTGCAGTCCTTCCGGTTCGAGCCCGGGCCGGTGTTCGCCAACGTCGTCGTCGGCGACGAGATCAACCGGGCCTCGCCCAAGACGCAGTCGGCGCTGCTCGAGTGCATGGCCGAGCGGCAGGTCACCGTCGACGGCACCACGCACCTGCTGGCGCCGCCGTTCATGGTCGTCGCCACGCAGAACCCCAGCGAGATGGAGGGCACCTACGCCCTGCCCGAGGCGCAGCGCGACCGCTTCATGGCCCGGATCTCGATGGGCTACCCCGCCGCCGCCGCGGAGATGGCGATGCTCGACACCCACGGCGAGAGCGACCCGCTGGGCCACCTGGAGGCCGTCACGGACGCCGAGGGGATCCGGCGCGCGGTCGCCACGGCGGCCGCCGTGCACGCCTCCTCGGCGGTCAAGCAGTACCTGCTCGACCTCGTGGGCGCCACGCGCGAGCACCCCGACGTCGCCCTCGGCGCCTCCCCGCGGGCGAGCCTGCACCTGCTGCGGGCCGCCCGGGCCTCGGCGGCGCTGGCCGGGCGCGACCACGTGCTGCCCGACGACGTCCAGGACCTGCTGGTGCGCGTGCTGGCGCACCGGCTGGTGCTGACGGCCGACGCCCAGCTGGCGCGCCGCACGCCCGCGGGCGTGCTGGAGGAGCTGCTGGGGCGGGTGCCCGTCCCGGCGCCGCCGGGCCGGTGA
- a CDS encoding UDP-N-acetylmuramoyl-L-alanyl-D-glutamate--2,6-diaminopimelate ligase has translation MPSPGDLAEGAPRPQGVPGRTLADLAALLGVEPVAPGVVVTGATLDSRAVRPGDLYAALPGAHAHGADFAAQAAAGGAVAALTDPAGAARAGAAGLPALVVPDPRAVLGRLSARVYGDPAAHLLLLGVTGTNGKTTTAHLLEAALAGAGWRTGLVGTVGTRVAGRSLPSARTTPEAPELHALLALMRERGVRACAMEVSSHAVVQHRVDGLVLDVAAFTNLSQDHLDFHGTMDRYFAAKAELFTPDRARRGVVVVDDAWGARLAERARATGLPVTTVATSAAAPAGADWRVLPGSVRPRPDAQPGSAFALTGPDGEVAGLTSPLPGTFNVANTALAHAVLRAAGVGAREAAAGLAAAGGVPGRMEVVPGPGGGPRGVVDYAHTPDAVAAALAALRPSTAGPLVVVLGAGGDRDRGKRAGMGAAAARGADVVVVTDDNPRSEDPALVRAAVLAGAREHAGPGTAVLEVPDRARAVEAAVRAAVERRGPGGPGTVLVAGKGHEQGQEVAGRVLPFDDREVLRAALAAAGAAPAGARAGRGARP, from the coding sequence GTGCCGAGCCCAGGGGACCTCGCCGAGGGCGCGCCGAGGCCGCAGGGCGTCCCCGGCCGCACGCTGGCCGACCTCGCGGCGCTGTTGGGCGTCGAGCCGGTCGCGCCCGGCGTCGTCGTCACCGGCGCCACCCTGGACTCGCGCGCCGTGCGCCCGGGCGACCTGTACGCCGCCCTGCCCGGCGCGCACGCCCACGGCGCCGACTTCGCGGCGCAGGCCGCCGCCGGGGGCGCCGTCGCCGCGCTGACCGACCCCGCGGGCGCCGCCCGGGCGGGCGCGGCGGGGCTGCCGGCGCTCGTCGTCCCCGACCCGCGCGCGGTGCTCGGGCGCCTGAGCGCCCGCGTGTACGGCGACCCGGCCGCGCACCTGCTCCTGCTCGGCGTGACGGGCACGAACGGCAAGACCACCACCGCCCACCTGCTCGAGGCGGCGCTGGCCGGCGCCGGGTGGCGCACGGGCCTGGTCGGCACCGTCGGCACCCGCGTCGCCGGCCGCTCCCTGCCGAGCGCGCGCACCACCCCCGAGGCGCCGGAGCTGCACGCCCTGCTGGCCCTCATGCGCGAGCGGGGCGTGCGCGCGTGCGCGATGGAGGTCTCCAGCCACGCCGTCGTCCAGCACCGCGTCGACGGGCTCGTGCTCGACGTCGCCGCCTTCACCAACCTCTCCCAGGACCACCTGGACTTCCACGGGACCATGGACCGCTACTTCGCCGCCAAGGCCGAGCTCTTCACCCCCGACCGCGCCCGCCGGGGGGTCGTCGTCGTCGACGACGCCTGGGGCGCGCGCCTCGCCGAGCGGGCCCGCGCCACCGGCCTGCCGGTCACGACCGTCGCCACGTCCGCCGCGGCCCCCGCGGGCGCCGACTGGCGCGTGCTGCCCGGCTCCGTGCGCCCGCGCCCGGACGCGCAGCCCGGCTCGGCCTTCGCGCTCACCGGCCCGGACGGCGAGGTCGCCGGGCTGACCAGCCCCCTGCCGGGCACCTTCAACGTCGCGAACACGGCGCTCGCCCACGCGGTGCTGCGCGCCGCCGGCGTGGGCGCGCGCGAAGCGGCCGCCGGCCTGGCCGCCGCCGGCGGGGTGCCCGGGCGCATGGAGGTCGTGCCGGGCCCGGGCGGCGGCCCGCGCGGGGTCGTCGACTACGCGCACACCCCGGACGCCGTGGCCGCGGCCCTGGCGGCGCTGCGCCCGAGCACCGCCGGCCCGCTTGTGGTGGTGCTCGGCGCCGGCGGGGACCGCGACCGGGGCAAGCGGGCGGGCATGGGCGCGGCCGCCGCGCGCGGCGCCGACGTCGTGGTGGTCACCGACGACAACCCCCGCTCCGAGGACCCGGCGCTCGTGCGCGCCGCCGTCCTCGCCGGCGCCCGCGAGCACGCCGGCCCCGGCACGGCCGTCCTGGAGGTCCCCGACCGCGCCCGAGCCGTCGAGGCCGCCGTGCGCGCCGCGGTCGAGCGCCGCGGCCCGGGCGGGCCGGGGACCGTGCTCGTCGCCGGCAAGGGCCACGAGCAGGGCCAGGAGGTCGCCGGGCGGGTGCTGCCCTTCGACGACCGCGAGGTGCTGCGCGCGGCCCTGGCCGCCGCGGGCGCCGCGCCCGCCGGCGCCCGGGCCGGGCGGGGGGCGCGCCCGTGA
- the murF gene encoding UDP-N-acetylmuramoyl-tripeptide--D-alanyl-D-alanine ligase encodes MIPIALGDVAAATGGRLAGGADAEALVTSVVPDSRAAAPQALFVAVPGEHVDGHDYALPAIGAGAVAVLAEREVGVPAVVVPGAVRDALAALAREVLARRRALAASTAGPFDVVAVTGSSGKTSTKDLLAAVLGTAGPTVAPPGSFNNELGVPLTALTVAEDTRFLVVEMGARGVGHIAALCATTAPRVGAVLNVGSAHLGEFGGVEAIARAKGELVEALPAAADGGVAVLNADDARVAAMAQRTRAAVLRFGAGGQGDVRAQDVRLDALGRASFTLLAPDGSAPVALRLHGEHHVANALAAAAVAHAVGLPVAQVAQALGAAGAASRHRMEVTERPDGVTVVNDAYNANPESVRAALRALVAMGGRGRTWAVLGEMLELGDAATAEHDAVGRLAVRLDVSRLVAVGAGARAVYTGALLEGSFGDEAAWVPDADAAEALLAAELRPGDVVLVKSSHGAGLRHLGDRLAAAGASA; translated from the coding sequence GTGATCCCGATCGCCCTGGGCGACGTGGCCGCCGCCACCGGCGGCCGGCTCGCCGGCGGCGCGGACGCCGAGGCGCTCGTGACCTCCGTCGTTCCCGACTCCCGGGCCGCGGCGCCGCAGGCCCTGTTCGTCGCCGTGCCCGGTGAGCACGTCGACGGCCACGACTACGCGCTGCCGGCGATCGGCGCCGGCGCGGTCGCCGTGCTCGCCGAGCGCGAGGTCGGCGTGCCCGCCGTCGTCGTGCCCGGCGCCGTCCGCGACGCCCTCGCGGCGCTGGCGCGCGAGGTGCTCGCGCGCCGCCGCGCCCTCGCCGCGAGCACCGCCGGCCCCTTCGACGTCGTCGCGGTCACCGGCAGCTCGGGCAAGACGAGCACCAAGGACCTCCTGGCGGCCGTCCTCGGCACCGCCGGGCCCACCGTCGCGCCGCCGGGGTCGTTCAACAACGAGCTGGGGGTGCCGCTGACCGCGCTGACCGTCGCGGAGGACACCCGCTTCCTCGTCGTGGAGATGGGCGCGCGCGGCGTCGGGCACATCGCCGCGCTGTGCGCGACCACGGCGCCGCGCGTGGGCGCCGTGCTCAACGTCGGCAGCGCCCACCTCGGGGAGTTCGGCGGCGTGGAGGCGATCGCCCGCGCCAAGGGCGAGCTCGTCGAGGCCCTGCCCGCGGCCGCCGACGGCGGGGTCGCCGTCCTCAACGCCGACGACGCGCGCGTGGCGGCGATGGCGCAGCGCACCCGCGCCGCGGTGCTGCGCTTCGGCGCGGGCGGGCAGGGCGACGTGCGCGCGCAGGACGTGCGCCTGGACGCCCTCGGGCGCGCCTCCTTCACCCTGCTCGCCCCCGACGGGAGCGCGCCGGTCGCGCTGCGCCTGCACGGGGAGCACCACGTCGCCAACGCCCTCGCCGCCGCGGCGGTCGCGCACGCGGTCGGCCTGCCCGTCGCGCAGGTCGCGCAGGCGCTGGGCGCCGCGGGCGCCGCCAGCCGCCACCGCATGGAGGTCACCGAGCGCCCGGACGGCGTCACGGTCGTCAACGACGCCTACAACGCCAACCCGGAGTCGGTGCGCGCCGCGCTGCGCGCGCTCGTCGCCATGGGCGGGCGCGGGCGCACCTGGGCGGTGCTCGGGGAGATGCTGGAGCTGGGGGACGCCGCCACGGCCGAGCACGACGCGGTCGGCCGCCTCGCCGTCCGGCTCGACGTCTCGCGCCTGGTCGCCGTCGGCGCCGGCGCGCGCGCGGTCTACACCGGCGCGCTGCTGGAGGGCTCCTTCGGGGACGAGGCCGCGTGGGTGCCCGACGCCGACGCCGCGGAGGCGCTGCTCGCGGCGGAGCTGCGGCCCGGGGACGTCGTGCTCGTGAAGTCCTCCCACGGCGCCGGACTGCGCCACCTCGGCGACCGGCTCGCCGCCGCGGGGGCGAGCGCATGA
- a CDS encoding DUF58 domain-containing protein: MSRRGAVRGLTLRGHSLLAAGASAAACGLALGQRDLLRVGVLLVVLPLAALLVAARSRSRLRVARTATPERVHAGGSTRVRLELVNTASVTTGAVLAQDRCPAALGTAPRFALERLPAGARSAVAYTLRPGVRGRHRLGPLQVRVGDPFGLCEVPGDVGAEQPLLVLPHVEALAPLAGDPGWAGAGEAARRALVSAGDRDVTTREYRSGDDLRRVHWRSSARRGELMVRQDEQPRSRRATVLLDRREQAHCGHGPDSSFEWAVSAAASVAVLLSSAGYGVRVVSGTAAEGAAGGGAGSGAGWQVHRAASAADLLDALAVVGTGPAEVLAAAAGAVGPTTGESLVVAVLGQVDGADVAPLAPLPGRGVRGLAVLADTGTWPGRPAARHRDPRAEASRARSALAAGGWSVVPATYGEPVARVWRSLLEGRA; this comes from the coding sequence GTGAGCCGGCGCGGCGCCGTGCGGGGGCTCACCCTGCGCGGGCACAGCCTCCTCGCCGCGGGGGCCAGCGCCGCCGCGTGCGGCCTGGCCCTGGGCCAGCGCGACCTGCTGCGCGTCGGGGTGCTGCTCGTCGTCCTGCCGCTGGCCGCGCTGCTCGTCGCCGCCCGCAGCCGCTCGCGCCTGCGGGTCGCGCGCACCGCGACGCCCGAGCGGGTGCACGCGGGCGGCTCCACCCGCGTGCGCCTGGAGCTGGTGAACACCGCCTCGGTCACCACCGGCGCGGTGCTCGCCCAGGACCGCTGCCCCGCGGCGCTCGGCACCGCGCCCCGCTTCGCGCTCGAGCGGCTGCCCGCGGGCGCCCGCTCCGCCGTCGCCTACACGCTGCGGCCCGGCGTGCGCGGGCGGCACCGCCTCGGGCCGCTGCAGGTGCGCGTCGGGGACCCCTTCGGCCTGTGCGAGGTGCCCGGGGACGTCGGCGCCGAGCAGCCGCTCCTGGTGCTCCCGCACGTGGAGGCCCTGGCCCCGCTGGCGGGAGACCCCGGCTGGGCGGGGGCCGGGGAGGCCGCGCGGCGGGCGCTGGTCAGCGCCGGGGACCGCGACGTCACCACGCGCGAGTACCGCTCCGGGGACGACCTGCGGCGCGTGCACTGGCGCTCGAGCGCCCGGCGCGGGGAGCTGATGGTGCGCCAGGACGAGCAGCCCCGCTCGCGCCGCGCGACCGTGCTGCTCGACCGGCGCGAGCAGGCGCACTGCGGGCACGGCCCGGACTCCTCCTTCGAGTGGGCGGTCAGCGCCGCCGCGTCGGTGGCGGTGCTGCTCTCCTCCGCCGGGTACGGGGTGCGGGTCGTCAGCGGGACGGCGGCCGAGGGCGCGGCGGGCGGCGGCGCGGGCTCCGGTGCCGGGTGGCAGGTGCACCGGGCCGCCAGCGCGGCGGACCTGCTCGACGCCCTCGCGGTGGTGGGCACCGGCCCTGCGGAGGTGCTGGCCGCGGCCGCGGGAGCGGTGGGCCCCACGACCGGCGAGAGCCTCGTCGTGGCCGTCCTGGGCCAGGTCGACGGCGCGGACGTCGCGCCGCTGGCGCCGCTGCCGGGACGCGGCGTGCGGGGCCTGGCGGTGCTGGCGGACACGGGCACCTGGCCCGGGCGGCCCGCCGCGCGGCACCGGGACCCGCGCGCGGAGGCCTCCCGCGCCCGCTCGGCGCTGGCCGCGGGGGGCTGGTCCGTCGTACCCGCGACGTACGGTGAGCCGGTGGCGCGGGTGTGGCGCTCCCTGCTGGAAGGACGGGCATGA
- the mraY gene encoding phospho-N-acetylmuramoyl-pentapeptide-transferase, which yields MRAILVAGGVALVISLFGTPLYIRFLVRRGYGQFVRDDGPTTHHTKRGTPTMGGAVIIAATVLGYALAHLTTWNGPTVSGLLVLGLMVGLGFVGFLDDFIKISKQRSLGLRSLPKLIGQTLVALVFAGLALQFPDGGSRTPASTHVSFTRDTAVDFALAGTTVGVVLFVLWALLMIAATSNGVNLTDGLDGLASGATAFVAGAYVLIGIWQSNQSCGITSIGPQCYQTRDPRDLAVVAAALLGACVGFLWWNASPAKIFMGDTGSLALGGALAGLAITSRTELLLVVLGGLFVLITLSVVIQVGSFKLTGRRVFRMAPLQHHFELLGWAEVTIVTRFWIIASLFVAVGLGLFYAEWVVGQ from the coding sequence ATGAGGGCGATCCTCGTCGCGGGAGGGGTCGCGCTCGTCATCTCGCTGTTCGGGACGCCGCTGTACATCCGCTTCCTCGTCCGGCGCGGCTACGGCCAGTTCGTGCGCGACGACGGCCCGACCACCCACCACACCAAGCGCGGCACCCCCACCATGGGCGGCGCGGTGATCATCGCGGCGACCGTGCTCGGGTACGCCCTCGCGCACCTGACGACGTGGAACGGCCCGACCGTCTCGGGCCTGCTCGTGCTCGGGCTCATGGTCGGCCTGGGGTTCGTGGGCTTCCTCGACGACTTCATCAAGATCTCCAAGCAGCGCAGCCTGGGCCTGCGCTCGCTGCCGAAGCTGATCGGGCAGACCCTCGTCGCGCTCGTCTTCGCGGGACTGGCGCTGCAGTTCCCCGACGGCGGCAGCCGCACCCCGGCGTCCACGCACGTGTCCTTCACGCGCGACACCGCCGTGGACTTCGCGCTGGCGGGCACGACGGTCGGCGTGGTGCTGTTCGTGCTGTGGGCGCTGCTGATGATCGCGGCCACGAGCAACGGGGTGAACCTCACCGACGGCCTCGACGGGCTGGCCAGCGGCGCCACCGCGTTCGTCGCCGGCGCGTACGTGCTGATCGGCATCTGGCAGTCCAACCAGAGCTGCGGCATCACCTCGATCGGACCGCAGTGCTACCAGACCCGCGACCCGCGCGACCTCGCCGTCGTGGCCGCCGCCCTGCTCGGCGCCTGCGTGGGCTTCCTGTGGTGGAACGCCTCCCCGGCCAAGATCTTCATGGGGGACACCGGCTCCCTCGCCCTCGGCGGCGCGCTGGCCGGCCTGGCGATCACCAGCCGCACCGAGCTGCTGCTCGTCGTCCTCGGCGGGCTGTTCGTCCTCATCACCCTGTCGGTGGTCATCCAGGTGGGGTCGTTCAAGCTGACGGGGAGGCGGGTCTTCCGCATGGCGCCGCTGCAGCACCACTTCGAGCTGCTGGGGTGGGCCGAGGTGACCATCGTGACCCGGTTCTGGATCATCGCCAGCCTGTTCGTCGCCGTCGGCCTCGGGCTGTTCTACGCGGAGTGGGTGGTCGGGCAGTGA